The following proteins are encoded in a genomic region of Flammeovirga pectinis:
- a CDS encoding BamA/TamA family outer membrane protein, whose product MKSHFIKTFIVTLLCCIQFNVLGQDVASSDSTIVESLIDADTTKSGKPRKNLRFSILGGPGYTPDYGFLIGMSMLFTFRMDKDDKELKRSVVPIAGAWLSSGGFNLIAKPQLFFNHDRIRYFGQVQYRNNYDNYYGVGFLNNQSMERSDSTTQYFQNSIAIFGSVLFRLKDSDFFVGPSFDYTNRNLSEISAGVASDPTYIEQGGTDAGMNIQNIGIGFEISYDTRDIPANAWRGIYFDITARYYDQWMGSDTKWGFLSAEYRQYKLLPFLGKRKVLAWTGKIRSSYGDVPFTDMSLIGSPFDLRGYYLGQYRDKTSAFAMAEFRSMFNSKSKLISKLGYAVWGGAGMVGPDLFHPGGLLPNFGAGLRVQVQPRMNFRIDLGRDPLSKQNLVYFNMTEAF is encoded by the coding sequence ATAGTAGAAAGTTTAATTGATGCTGATACTACAAAATCTGGAAAACCAAGAAAAAATTTACGCTTTAGCATACTAGGTGGCCCTGGATATACTCCAGATTATGGCTTCTTAATTGGTATGAGTATGTTGTTTACATTTAGAATGGATAAAGATGATAAAGAACTTAAACGATCTGTTGTACCAATTGCAGGTGCTTGGTTAAGTTCTGGTGGTTTTAACTTAATTGCTAAACCACAACTATTCTTTAATCATGATAGAATTAGATACTTTGGTCAAGTTCAATACAGAAATAATTATGATAATTATTATGGTGTTGGGTTCCTTAATAACCAGAGTATGGAAAGAAGTGATTCCACAACACAGTATTTTCAGAATTCTATTGCCATTTTTGGTTCTGTACTTTTTCGTTTAAAAGACTCCGACTTTTTTGTAGGTCCCTCTTTCGATTACACAAACAGAAATTTATCTGAAATCTCCGCTGGAGTAGCTTCAGACCCAACATATATTGAACAAGGTGGTACTGATGCAGGAATGAATATACAGAATATAGGTATAGGCTTTGAAATTTCTTATGATACTAGAGATATTCCAGCAAATGCATGGAGAGGAATTTATTTTGACATTACTGCCAGGTATTATGATCAATGGATGGGTAGTGATACAAAGTGGGGATTTTTATCTGCTGAGTATAGACAATATAAACTTCTACCCTTTTTAGGTAAAAGAAAAGTACTCGCATGGACTGGTAAAATTAGATCTTCTTATGGCGATGTACCTTTTACAGATATGTCATTAATTGGTTCCCCATTCGATTTAAGGGGATATTACTTAGGACAATACAGAGATAAAACATCTGCATTTGCAATGGCTGAATTTAGATCAATGTTTAATTCAAAATCAAAATTGATTTCTAAATTAGGTTATGCAGTTTGGGGTGGTGCAGGTATGGTAGGACCAGATTTATTCCATCCAGGAGGACTGTTACCAAACTTTGGAGCAGGTTTACGTGTACAAGTACAACCAAGAATGAACTTTAGAATTGATTTAGGACGTGATCCTTTATCAAAACAAAACCTAGTCTATTTTAATATGACAGAAGCTTTCTAA